One genomic region from bacterium encodes:
- a CDS encoding glycosyltransferase has translation MGNPLVSFVVIAYNQERFVADAVRSALSQTYSPLEIVLSDDCSTDSTYEVMNAEVAAYHGPHKVILNRNPTNLGLAGNLNRTWELSTGKFCVIQAGDDMSLPQRTEKVVRRWLDKSSPVDLVCSPFEEVDINGRPTGFIQRNVVFVPELSQKARHWRCGATGACAAYSRTLHDDYGPLDRHLFTEDWVYSFRAWLTSGIGVLDEPLVQHRSHEECLSIVYRDIPAVKEGSRRTTLRRKSSENTLAIAKEWLNAWQKKRGVHHPEVENELKRMVKIYEYDVRAFDATRLEAIKLAFLIIFSGGTFHNAAKILVRHVLRWDWDIKLKLLT, from the coding sequence ATGGGAAACCCCTTAGTCAGCTTTGTTGTCATCGCGTACAATCAGGAGCGTTTTGTTGCTGACGCCGTGCGAAGTGCATTGTCGCAAACGTACAGCCCACTCGAGATCGTCTTGTCTGATGACTGCTCCACAGACTCAACTTACGAGGTCATGAACGCTGAAGTGGCCGCTTATCACGGGCCTCACAAGGTCATCCTGAACCGAAATCCAACCAACCTCGGATTAGCCGGCAACTTGAATCGAACGTGGGAACTTTCAACAGGGAAATTCTGCGTGATTCAGGCAGGGGATGACATGTCGCTACCCCAGCGCACCGAAAAAGTGGTAAGGCGTTGGTTGGATAAGTCTTCCCCTGTTGACCTTGTTTGTAGTCCATTCGAGGAAGTCGACATTAACGGCAGACCCACCGGGTTTATCCAGCGGAATGTCGTATTTGTCCCGGAGCTCTCGCAAAAAGCACGCCACTGGCGATGTGGCGCCACAGGGGCTTGTGCGGCCTATAGCCGAACCTTGCATGATGATTACGGCCCGCTTGATCGACATCTGTTTACCGAAGACTGGGTCTATTCATTTCGTGCCTGGTTGACGTCCGGAATTGGAGTTTTGGATGAACCGCTAGTTCAACACCGTTCCCATGAAGAGTGCCTGTCAATTGTGTATCGGGATATTCCCGCCGTGAAGGAAGGTTCGCGAAGAACGACACTGAGACGCAAATCCTCAGAAAATACGCTGGCGATCGCAAAAGAGTGGCTAAACGCCTGGCAAAAGAAGCGCGGGGTACACCACCCAGAGGTCGAGAATGAGCTCAAACGCATGGTGAAGATTTACGAATATGATGTCAGGGCGTTTGATGCGACACGCCTCGAGGCCATAAAACTGGCATTCCTGATTATATTCAGCGGGGGTACGTTTCATAATGCTGCCAAGATTTTGGTGCGCCACGTATTGAGATGGGATTGGGACATTAAGCTTAAGCTACTGACATAA
- a CDS encoding acyltransferase yields MKPDVMCPGLIHPLAAIEAGAQVGKGTRVWAFAHIVNGAVVGADCNICDHTFIENGVQIGNRVTVKCGVYLWNGVLVENDVFIGPCATFTNDHNPRSNQHLSEYPKTLLRRGCAIGANATILPGIVIGRWAMIGAGAVVTKDIPDFAEVIGNPARFVAWVCRCGQKLTPSSGLGFSCLCHRKYTLRSEKKLKEIRP; encoded by the coding sequence ATGAAACCCGATGTAATGTGTCCGGGATTGATTCATCCCCTGGCTGCGATCGAAGCGGGAGCACAAGTCGGCAAGGGAACGCGCGTCTGGGCCTTCGCACATATCGTTAATGGTGCTGTTGTGGGGGCTGACTGCAATATTTGCGACCACACATTTATTGAGAACGGGGTTCAGATCGGTAATCGTGTAACGGTGAAGTGCGGAGTCTATCTTTGGAATGGCGTTCTCGTTGAGAACGATGTGTTCATTGGCCCCTGCGCCACATTCACCAACGATCATAATCCGAGAAGCAACCAGCATCTTTCAGAATACCCAAAGACATTATTGCGGCGGGGCTGCGCCATTGGCGCCAATGCCACTATCCTGCCCGGAATCGTGATTGGCCGCTGGGCCATGATTGGCGCCGGCGCCGTGGTCACTAAAGATATCCCTGACTTTGCGGAGGTCATAGGGAATCCGGCCCGCTTCGTCGCGTGGGTCTGCCGCTGTGGCCAGAAACTGACGCCCTCCTCCGGCCTGGGGTTCAGTTGCCTTTGTCATCGAAAATACACATTACGATCAGAAAAGAAACTAAAGGAGATCCGACCATGA
- a CDS encoding DapH/DapD/GlmU-related protein yields MIEHDCWLGVNAVILKGVRIGHHSIIGANAVVTKDIPPNSTAGGIPARIIH; encoded by the coding sequence GTGATCGAGCATGACTGCTGGTTGGGCGTCAATGCCGTAATATTGAAAGGTGTCAGGATCGGACATCACTCCATCATTGGAGCAAACGCCGTTGTCACGAAGGATATCCCGCCCAACAGCACGGCGGGGGGAATTCCCGCCAGAATCATCCACTGA
- a CDS encoding FdtA/QdtA family cupin domain-containing protein codes for MNIADCKRIDLPKMADPRGNLTFIEATRHIPFEIKRVFYLYDVPGGAERAGHALKSCHQFLIAMSGSFDVIAYDGKEKQRIHLNRSYHGLHIPPMIWREMDNFSSGSVCLALASEFYEPDGYYRDYNEYLRAIAEVQR; via the coding sequence ATGAATATCGCAGACTGCAAACGAATTGATCTGCCGAAAATGGCAGATCCTCGGGGTAATCTCACCTTCATTGAAGCCACCCGGCACATCCCATTCGAGATCAAGCGGGTCTTTTACCTTTATGATGTACCCGGGGGTGCGGAACGTGCAGGGCATGCGCTGAAATCATGCCATCAGTTCCTCATCGCGATGTCGGGAAGTTTTGACGTGATTGCATATGACGGTAAAGAAAAGCAACGGATTCACCTGAACCGCTCCTATCACGGGCTGCATATCCCCCCGATGATATGGAGGGAGATGGACAACTTTTCCTCTGGTTCAGTCTGTTTGGCGCTGGCGTCAGAGTTCTACGAACCCGATGGCTACTATCGCGATTACAATGAATACCTGCGCGCCATCGCGGAGGTGCAAAGATGA
- a CDS encoding choice-of-anchor D domain-containing protein, with the protein MKIKTKYFNRLISMGIRSSAIVLIALASPAWAANHYIRAGATGSSTGNDWLNAYTDIPATLIRNDTYYIAGGNYGKHTFNSIAGTSYVYLKKATAAECGAVNGWQASYESNQAVFTAASGTVWTVSLSYLSVDGITGSGINSSSYGIKLVQGSDGSQDDCIGTYGGKQSYLILKHVEMQCPYPDGSAAGLPFDEKGMTYGGGLSVGQFIQNCYLHGGLVGMCFTGDAVTDQGIIIDHCYLRSFAGQEHSEVFQLADTKNVTIRYCDVADLLYPSTTYIEPQSYGTLRVNGIYVYGNVFWAATAAEGNNNAGVLSMTGVENCDNVLIYNNTFYGMHGPSGVSGGNVSGSTGIIVQNNLWQACVYTPGFAYVQTQDHNILNTGVARFMNAATGDFRLATNTPTAGVTLGSPYNLDPSGNTRGADGWWDIGAYEFGGTNIVAPPPPPVANVPTANNDNYSMAQGTTLTIISANGVLSNDTGSNLTAVISNGPTNGTLNLNPNGGFTYTPSTNFTGLISFSYRASDGLTNSGIAVASITVNPSGALFSDDFSRTSLSPWNSILGTWSLLSGTLQGIAGSGAYGYLCLATNWTDYSIEGRIQFSSDAYGGGLGGRVNPTTGAHYGAWVYPVNGGNVIKLIKFSAWTSWSGTPMQQVSLPAVGTNSHSLKLVFQSTRIQVYYDGSVLLDVTDTGFDGTSPFLSGGISVDLSQGTIIADNILVSSLISPTLSLTPMSQSFGLITVGTTADRSFTVQNSGGGTLAGSASALAPFSVISGSPYSLGAGVSQTVTVRYSPVSAGTNSQNMAFTGGAGAVATVNGVAVLLPSISISPGSQSFGSIPVGTTADRSFTVQNSGGGTLSGSASAVAPFSILSGSPYSLGAGLSQAVTARYSPTTIGSNSQGIAFTGGSGTIATATGSAWLPPVVSAITQNGLDVNLSKSGLQVFAGSVVQYSGTASDPNGYPMTWQWLYTTNGSETVVQSGTGSVLSINFNYMTGAAGSTFIWKLRVNNGVSSAESTLAVGVEAPPPPVEGLTFLSGSGVITAPFVYTNSSISQPLQTFDPALGGRAAYSFTITYPGNYILQGLVNAPNIGANSFFLNIDAEPEDPTMIWDIPTTSNFEQRVISWRGNGSEANNQYIPKIFALTQGVHQVIIRCREADVQLQSFVILQLPPAPRNLRVVAP; encoded by the coding sequence ATGAAAATTAAAACTAAATATTTCAACCGTCTCATCAGTATGGGCATTCGATCCAGCGCTATCGTGCTGATTGCCCTTGCTTCGCCGGCCTGGGCCGCCAATCACTACATCCGAGCTGGGGCTACAGGGAGTAGTACTGGCAATGACTGGCTCAATGCCTATACCGACATTCCAGCCACTTTGATCCGCAACGACACCTACTATATCGCCGGCGGAAACTACGGAAAACACACCTTCAATTCAATTGCAGGAACGAGCTATGTCTACCTGAAGAAAGCCACCGCCGCAGAGTGCGGGGCGGTCAATGGGTGGCAAGCCTCTTACGAAAGCAATCAGGCGGTATTCACGGCTGCCAGCGGAACGGTATGGACCGTCAGCCTTTCCTATTTGTCGGTGGATGGGATTACCGGGTCCGGGATCAACAGCAGCAGTTACGGCATCAAACTGGTACAGGGATCTGATGGATCACAGGATGATTGCATCGGCACCTATGGGGGGAAGCAATCCTACCTGATACTCAAACATGTAGAAATGCAATGTCCCTACCCGGACGGCAGCGCGGCCGGGTTGCCGTTCGACGAAAAAGGCATGACGTATGGAGGCGGCTTATCGGTGGGTCAATTCATCCAGAACTGCTATTTGCACGGAGGTCTGGTGGGGATGTGTTTCACCGGAGATGCGGTGACCGATCAAGGCATCATCATTGACCATTGCTATCTGCGCTCATTTGCCGGACAGGAACACAGCGAAGTCTTTCAGTTAGCTGACACCAAGAATGTGACCATACGTTACTGTGATGTGGCGGACTTGCTGTATCCCTCCACAACCTACATTGAACCCCAGTCGTATGGTACTCTCCGGGTAAACGGCATTTATGTTTACGGCAATGTTTTCTGGGCCGCAACTGCCGCCGAGGGCAATAACAATGCCGGCGTGCTTTCAATGACTGGGGTAGAAAACTGCGACAACGTCCTTATTTACAATAACACCTTTTACGGAATGCACGGTCCTTCAGGTGTTTCGGGAGGCAATGTCTCAGGCTCAACAGGCATTATCGTCCAGAATAATCTCTGGCAGGCGTGCGTGTATACTCCCGGCTTTGCCTACGTTCAAACGCAGGACCACAATATCCTGAATACGGGGGTGGCTCGCTTTATGAATGCGGCGACAGGGGATTTCCGGCTGGCCACCAATACCCCAACCGCCGGCGTCACGCTTGGAAGTCCATATAACCTTGACCCGAGCGGCAATACGCGAGGGGCTGACGGCTGGTGGGATATCGGAGCGTATGAATTCGGGGGAACCAATATCGTCGCCCCCCCTCCCCCGCCCGTAGCAAATGTACCAACGGCCAACAACGACAACTACAGCATGGCTCAGGGAACAACCCTTACCATCATATCGGCAAACGGAGTGTTGAGCAATGATACAGGGAGCAACCTGACCGCTGTGATCTCGAACGGTCCAACCAACGGCACATTGAACCTGAACCCGAACGGAGGATTCACTTATACCCCGTCGACAAATTTCACCGGCTTGATCAGCTTCAGTTACCGGGCCAGTGATGGTTTGACTAATTCAGGTATTGCCGTAGCGAGCATTACCGTTAACCCTTCCGGTGCCCTTTTTTCCGATGACTTTTCAAGAACGTCGCTATCGCCGTGGAATAGCATTCTAGGCACCTGGAGCCTTTTAAGTGGAACCTTGCAGGGGATCGCTGGATCCGGAGCATATGGGTATCTGTGCCTGGCCACCAATTGGACGGATTACTCGATTGAAGGGCGCATTCAATTTTCATCTGATGCATATGGCGGTGGATTAGGCGGCAGGGTGAATCCGACCACTGGCGCCCATTATGGTGCTTGGGTGTATCCCGTAAATGGAGGTAATGTAATTAAACTGATCAAATTTTCAGCATGGACCAGTTGGAGTGGCACGCCCATGCAACAGGTGAGCTTACCGGCGGTGGGCACGAATTCACATTCACTCAAGTTAGTGTTTCAAAGCACGCGGATTCAGGTCTATTATGATGGTTCGGTTTTGCTGGACGTGACTGACACCGGGTTTGATGGCACTTCGCCCTTTTTGAGTGGCGGAATTAGCGTGGACCTGAGCCAAGGCACCATTATCGCTGACAACATCCTTGTTTCATCACTGATCTCTCCCACACTTTCGTTAACTCCAATGAGCCAGAGCTTCGGTTTAATCACTGTTGGAACAACCGCAGACCGTTCTTTTACTGTTCAGAACTCCGGCGGAGGAACTCTCGCAGGTAGCGCGAGCGCCCTGGCCCCATTCAGCGTCATTTCTGGCAGTCCCTATAGTCTCGGGGCTGGCGTGAGCCAGACCGTGACGGTCCGTTATAGCCCGGTCTCAGCAGGCACAAATAGCCAGAATATGGCTTTCACGGGTGGCGCGGGAGCAGTGGCAACTGTGAACGGGGTAGCCGTGTTACTCCCTTCGATATCGATCTCGCCGGGCAGTCAGAGCTTTGGCTCTATCCCTGTGGGAACAACGGCAGACCGCTCATTTACAGTTCAGAACTCCGGCGGAGGCACCCTCTCGGGTAGCGCGAGCGCAGTGGCTCCGTTCAGTATCCTCTCCGGCAGTCCTTATTCTCTCGGAGCGGGATTGAGCCAGGCCGTCACAGCTCGTTACAGCCCAACCACCATTGGATCAAATAGTCAGGGCATTGCCTTCACAGGAGGCAGCGGAACCATCGCAACAGCCACCGGCTCAGCCTGGTTGCCACCAGTCGTTTCGGCTATCACCCAGAACGGTCTTGATGTCAACCTTTCCAAATCCGGGCTCCAGGTATTTGCAGGGTCCGTTGTCCAGTATTCCGGAACCGCCTCCGACCCAAATGGTTATCCGATGACCTGGCAGTGGTTATATACAACGAACGGAAGTGAAACCGTGGTTCAAAGCGGCACTGGATCCGTTTTAAGCATTAATTTTAACTACATGACCGGCGCGGCAGGCAGTACGTTTATCTGGAAGCTGCGTGTAAACAATGGCGTTTCCAGCGCCGAATCTACCCTTGCGGTCGGGGTTGAAGCCCCTCCTCCGCCAGTGGAGGGATTGACGTTCCTGTCGGGATCAGGAGTTATTACTGCCCCCTTCGTCTATACCAACTCATCAATCAGCCAGCCATTGCAAACCTTTGACCCGGCCTTGGGTGGCCGCGCCGCTTATTCTTTTACGATTACCTATCCGGGAAACTACATCCTTCAGGGGCTGGTGAATGCGCCCAATATCGGAGCCAACTCCTTTTTCCTGAACATCGACGCGGAACCCGAAGATCCAACCATGATCTGGGATATACCGACTACTTCGAATTTCGAACAACGGGTAATAAGCTGGCGAGGCAATGGCTCGGAAGCAAACAATCAATATATCCCCAAGATCTTTGCCCTCACCCAGGGCGTGCATCAGGTCATCATCAGGTGCAGGGAGGCTGATGTGCAGCTCCAAAGCTTTGTCATTCTCCAACTCCCCCCTGCCCCTCGCAATTTACGGGTCGTCGCCCCGTAA